CTTTTGATTGTGATTTGTTTAGAGGTCCAATAGCCTACAGTTAATACTTTTTGTCACAGAGTTTCGCTTGGCAGTGGTTCAGCTGCACGTCACCAAGGTGAAGGCTGACAATCTGTCCAAGGCTCGCGGGTTGATCAAGGAGGCAGCCTCTCAGGGCGCTAAAGTGGTGGTTTTACCTGTGAGTCAAGTTACTTCTTTTTGTGGAAAGGAGAACAATTGATAAGGCTTTGAAGCTAATCCGGTTCCTATTCATTCCAATCTTTCTTTACACACAGGAGTGCTTCAATTCCCCTTACGGAACTGGCTTTTTCCCTGAATATGCGGAGAAGATCCCAGGAGAGTCCACACAGGTGTTGTCGGAAGCAGCCAAGGAGAGTGGGGTGTATCtggtaggaggtgagaggaggattgGTCGCACCTGTACACTTTCCTCATCTCTGTCCTCACCGATGATCAGAGCCATGTACATCTAGACTAGTAATACATATATAGTAAACGTAGTCAGTCATATATTTGTTTCTACAAAGCCTTAAGGAGACTCAAACTTGTGTCATATAAGATGTGTGTGGTATCTCTCCAGGCTCCATCCcagaagaggatgaggggaagCTGTATAACACCTGCGCAGTATTCGGCCCTGATGGAAGCTTGGTGCTCAAGCACAGAAAGGTGGGCATGCTCTGACAGTCAGCTGGCCACTCATTGCTTCACCACGGTGCAATTTACCCTTGGGAATAATTAGAGCTTGTTCAGTCTGTTTGTCTGCATGCCTGCCACAGAAAGACATACATTTGAGACATTGGATTTGTCACATACCATTTTCACTCCTTTTGTTGACATTTGCTCCACAGTCGATATTCCGGTTTCTCTGTTTGGCTAACTGTCCCTCCTTTATAGATTCACCTCTTCGACATCGATGTTCCCGGGAAAATCCGCTTCCAGGAGTCGGAGACGCTCAGCCCTGGAAGCGGCCTATCGGTGTTCGACACACGTACGTGTCCTCTTATACCCCAACCTTGTAGTTCAGCGTCCTGTTCTGACAGGAAGTGCGTTTCTCTGTTCTGTTTCAGCGTACTGTAAGGTCGGTGTTGGGATCTGCTACGACATTAGGTTTGCAGAGCTCGCACAGCTCTACGCTAAGAAAGGTGCGGGTGAACGGAAGGGCTTCATATCTGTATAAGATATATATACTGTTATAAATCTATATAAAACTTAACTCTACCAAATGCTCCCCTCTGGAACCAGGCTGTCAGCTGTTGGTATATCCCGGCGCCTTCAACATGACTACAGGACCGGCTCATTGGGAGCTGTTACAGAGGGGGAGGTCAGTCAGTGCCCAAGAATGTCTCTGATGTGATATAatcatctcttttttttctcactttTTCATCTACCTTGGCTATATGATTAACTTATGCTGACAGTCGCCCTATTCTCCTGTCTCGCTCAGGGCAGTTGATAACCAGGTTTATGTGGCCACGGCCTCTCCTGCTCGGGATGAGACGGCTTCTTATGTAGCCTGGGGTCACAGCTCTGTGGTAAACCCGTGGTAAGGAAAAATGAACGAATGGAGGAATAATTATCATAAAAATACGTTCTGGTGGTGTTATCGTTCGTGATGCCACAAGTGATGTCAATTCTCCGTACGCAAGACAATTTCTCAAAAACAGTGGTCATGTGGGTTGTGTTCTCTCTCTAGGGTGAGGTTGCCGAAGGTAGTGGGTGTtaatggttttgtgtgtgtgtgtgttcattaaaaatacactcacacaaatacacgcacacagtatGAATGTGCTGTCTTCAATTACAGGGGTGAGGTGATCAGTAAGGCTGGGACAGACGAGACCGTTGTTTACGCTGACATCGGTGAGTGGCGGAGTGGCAGTGCTCTCTAGGCCACAAGGAATCGATCAGGAAGTTGTATATACATAGACGGATCAATGAGTAAACAAATGGCATGAGAGTGGAAACCCAACATCCTGATATGTGTGAAAAACAGCCCTCAGGCAGTAAATGACAAAACATCCATGTCATGAAAACTGGATACGAATTACAGAACCGTAATGTAGTAACCCCCACGCAGGGCTAATTTGACTGATCTTTGACCccgcccctgtccctgcccGTCCTGTCCTCGTGTTTTTCGCAGACCTGCAGTACTTGGCGGACGTCCGTCAGCAGATCCCCATCACAGCCCAGCGCCGTGGCGACCTGTACTCCGTCAGCGCAGCGCAAGAGGGCTGAACCCATGCCACGTTTCCATGGAATCACTGAGGGCGGGGGTAGGTCAGGGTCCCGATGACGGTTTGagtccaacaccccccccccccccccccccaatctcaTTGGAAGAGAAAAACAGTGATGGATACAGATCTGTTTTCCAGTGGACTGTTTGTGCTTAAAATGATTTATAATGTCTTTTATTATGACTCGTCTTCAATCAGAGGCCCTTAGTAGTTAGCTAAAGATGTCAAGCTGCTTGTATTGAAACTAAAGTTTTGCACTTTAACATGTCCCCTTCAAGCAGAAAACGGAGCATTTGGTGTATGAGCTGGGGTGCCACAGCAAGTATCTTCTTACTGTTTGTCCTTTTAATATCAATGAATGAGCAGAACTAGATTGACAGAACTTTTTATAACACAAACGGCAACAGAGTACAGAGTAGGTCACAGAGAGGAGCCGAAAGGGGAACAAGCGAGTCCTTTGTGCGTTTTGAAGCCTACAATTCaaataaaaaagaaatacaCTGTCCGTCCTTTCAATGACTTTGTACAACACATCCAACCGACGTAAGACCTGTACATATTCACAGTATGTACAGCACAGTACACATTTACAAAGAGTAACCTTGTCAGAGTATGTGGGCAATGGTGAGAAGACTTTATTTCCTCTTCAACCTGAATGTTTGAAGGTCATGTGTTTACCTCCAACCAGACTGTTTGAAGGTCATGTGATCACCTTCAACCAGAACGTTTGAAGGTCATGTGATCACCTTCAACCAGAACGTTTGAAGGTCATGTGATCACAAACATGTTCTAGTGTTCCATTCTAATCACAGGTTGGTCTCAGTTAGAGGGTCCATCACTTCCTCTTTCACCATCCAAGTCTCTGGTTCATCTTCaaagctctccctcacccctggtTCACACACAATATAAGAAATAAGACAGACACTTAGCCATGCCATAACCTTTCAGTTCAATCATAGTTGCATCAGTGGATTTATTGAGTGCACATGTTGAGTGCATACTAACTCAACACAAGTGACAGAAAAAAGGCAGTTGTGTTCAGATGGCTATCTTAACAGTAGAATAGTGTAAATCAATGATAGAAGAGTAGAATTAAAAGAACAAAATCATACCCATTTCTGTGTTCTGGTCTTTGTGGGCCCTGTCCTGTTGGATCTGGTAGGCTATGGCAGCCAACACCATGGCTGAAACCACcacacagagagctgtgctGAATACCCACAAGGCCTCAGTGGCTCTCCCCACAACAGGGCTTGGCTGGACCCCATCTGAGCACCAGGAACAAGGTCACAAAGAGGAGCACGGTTCAAGAGACCCATTAGTTTTTAGTATCAAAACAATGCAGAAAAGCTCATTGAATAAGGAATTCATTCAAAATACATTCGCTTGGGGATGGACATAAGTTTGTGAAGGTGCGTTCTCATGTCTCTTGAAGCCCTGTGTTAGATtcattgagggtttaggttggttgaggggcagttctatgggcatatgtgaagccctctgtgacatgcttgcgtgtaaaaagggctatacaaatacatttgatttgattcataTACGTTATTGACATACTCACTGCTGATGGAAGTTAAGGTCTCGTTCATGGACGGGTTTTCTATGCTACATGACACGCTAACGTCCTGTGAAATGTTGACAACCAGAAGACTGGTGATGTTGTAGAGCTGAGACTCGGGGAGAAGCGCAAAGTCTGTCCAGACTGAGCCCTCGGGAGGCCGCACGGTCTCGTTGATCCGCCAGCGCACAGCAGGTTTGGGGAAACCTCCTCTAGAGTGACACAAGAAACGCGTCTCGTCCCCTTCCTCCGCATCCTCCCTCAGCAGTAGCGGAAACGAGAAACTGGctgcggagagagaaagagaggacgggAACTGTATTAGTTCAGTATGGTCATACCGACCAAGTTAATCAAAATGGATATTTCATCAGAAGTAAAGGTTTCATTATCCCACCCACTTTTGACTTTGTATTTAACAGCTGCATCCTTGtttataaaaacaaacaaactgtaCCACACATTTGACAACAAACTTACGCCACTGTCTTTCATCATCACTGACCTGCGGTCCACAGACACACCGTGCACACCGGAGAACTGTGGTTCCCCCCAGGGAATGTGAGGTACAGGCTGTAGGTGTTTGAATCTGCCGCGACCACCATGGACAACTGCAGGGAGAAGTCGCCTGTCTGCGGAGCCGTTTCTGAGACTCGGGTGCTGTTTCTGCTAGACACTGTCCATTTATCctggctcccccctccccagaccgaCCTGTGGACCACGTCGTTGGCTCTCCTCCATTCAGCCGAAAAGTTCAGAGCGCTTAGCGGGAGTGCTCCGTCATAGATACACGGAAGTAACACCGGCTCTCCGATAATGACCTGGAC
The sequence above is drawn from the Osmerus eperlanus chromosome 24, fOsmEpe2.1, whole genome shotgun sequence genome and encodes:
- the nit2 gene encoding omega-amidase NIT2, which translates into the protein MSALAKAMSKFRLAVVQLHVTKVKADNLSKARGLIKEAASQGAKVVVLPECFNSPYGTGFFPEYAEKIPGESTQVLSEAAKESGVYLVGGSIPEEDEGKLYNTCAVFGPDGSLVLKHRKIHLFDIDVPGKIRFQESETLSPGSGLSVFDTPYCKVGVGICYDIRFAELAQLYAKKGCQLLVYPGAFNMTTGPAHWELLQRGRAVDNQVYVATASPARDETASYVAWGHSSVVNPWGEVISKAGTDETVVYADIDLQYLADVRQQIPITAQRRGDLYSVSAAQEG
- the LOC134011153 gene encoding ICOS ligand-like; this encodes MSALWRTGFLLGVMRFSSPSGEECVQVIIGEPVLLPCIYDGALPLSALNFSAEWRRANDVVHRSVWGGGSQDKWTVSSRNSTRVSETAPQTGDFSLQLSMVVAADSNTYSLYLTFPGGNHSSPVCTVCLWTAASFSFPLLLREDAEEGDETRFLCHSRGGFPKPAVRWRINETVRPPEGSVWTDFALLPESQLYNITSLLVVNISQDVSVSCSIENPSMNETLTSISNGVQPSPVVGRATEALWVFSTALCVVVSAMVLAAIAYQIQQDRAHKDQNTEMGVRESFEDEPETWMVKEEVMDPLTETNL